In one window of Denticeps clupeoides chromosome 2, fDenClu1.1, whole genome shotgun sequence DNA:
- the usp12a gene encoding ubiquitin carboxyl-terminal hydrolase 12A, protein MEILMTVSKFASFCTMGANASALEKEIGSEQFPVNEHYFGLVNFGNTCYCNSVLQALYFCRPFREKILAYRSQPRRKENLLTCLADLFHSIANQKRKVGVIPPKKFITRLRKENELFDNYMQQDAHEFLNYLLNTIADLLQEERKQDKQNGRLANGTLDSQNNNSTAPAATWVHEIFQGTLTNETRCLTCETISSKDEDFLDLSVDVEQNTSITHCLRGFSNTETLCSEYKYYCEECRSKQEAHKRMRVKKLPMILALHLKRFKYMEQLQRYTKLSYRVVFPLELRLFNTSGDATNPERLYDLVAVVVHCGSGPNRGHYIAIVKSHDFWLLFDDDIVEKIDAQAIEEFYGLTSEISKNSESGYILFYQSRD, encoded by the exons ATGGAAATCCTAATGACAGTTTCCAAATTTGCCTCTTTTTGTACCATG GGCGCCAATGCCTCCGCCTTGGAGAAAGAGATTGGCTCTGAACAGTTCCCTGTTAATGAGCATTATTTCGGGCTGGTCAAC TTTGGCAACACCTGCTACTGCAACTCGGTGCTGCAGGCCCTCTACTTCTGCCGGCCCTTCAGGGAGAAGATCCTGGCGTACCGGAGTCAGCCTCGGCGCAAGGAGAACCTGCTCACCTGTCTGGCTGACCTGTTTCACAGCATCGCCAACCAGAAGAGGAAGGTGGGAGTCATCCCTCCCAAAAAATTCATTACTCGCCTACGGAAAGAGAACG AGCTGTTCGATAACTACATGCAGCAGGACGCCCACGAGTTCCTCAACTACCTGCTGAACACCATCGCAGACCTGCTGCAGGAGGAGCGGAAGCAGGACAAGCAGAACGGCCGCCTGGCCAACGGCACCCTGGACTCGCAGAACAACAACAGCACCGCGCCGGCCGCCACGTGGGTGCACGAGATCTTCCAGGGCACGCTGACCAACGAGACGCGCTGCCTGACCTGCGAGACG ATAAGCAGCAAGGACGAAGACTTCTTGGATTTGTCGGTCGACGTTGAACAGAACACTTCTATTACGCACTGCCTCAG GGGTTTCAGCAACACCGAGACGCTCTGCAGCGAATACAAATACTACTGCGAGGAATGCAGAAGTAAACAAGAGGCACACAAAAG GATGCGGGTGAAAAAGCTGCCCATGATCCTGGCGTTGCACTTGAAGCGCTTTAAGTACATGGAGCAGCTCCAGCGCTACACTAAACTGTCCTACCGCGTGGTCTTCCCCCTTGAGCTCCGCCTCTTCAACACTTCCGGAGACGCCACCAACCCGGAACGCCTCTACGACCTGGTGGCTGTTGTGGTGCATTGTGGCAG TGGGCCGAATCGAGGACACTACATAGCTATTGTAAAAAGTCATGACTTCTGGCTGCTTTTTGATGACGACATTGTAGAG AAGATTGACGCCCAGGCCATTGAGGAGTTTTACGGCCTCACTTCGGAAATCTCCAAGAACTCAGAGTCTGGGTACATCCTGTTCTACCAGTCGAGAGACTGA
- the gpr12 gene encoding G-protein coupled receptor 12 has product MSAETPVTPSWLNPDATWASGGGSMDNVTAPTFPPAAAPPPRPPGAAEPLVNPWDIVLCSSGTLIACENALVVLVIWQNPALRAPMFLLIGSLALADLLAGLGLVLHFTFAYLLRSDSAQLLTVGLVVASFSASVFSLLAITIDRYLSLYYALTYNSERTAAFTYTMLVLLWGVSVCLGLLPVTGVNCLGEEATCSVVRPLTKNNVAVLSVSFLLLFGLMLQLYVQICKIVMRHAHQIALQHHFLAATPHYVTTRKGVSTLAIILGTFAACWMPFTVYSLVADYTYPPLYTYATLVPATYNSVINPVIYAFRNQEIQKALWLVCCGCVPASVAQRARTPSDV; this is encoded by the coding sequence ATGAGCGCCGAGACGCCGGTGACCCCCAGCTGGCTGAACCCGGACGCCACCTGGGCCAGTGGAGGCGGCAGCATGGACAACGTCACCGCGCCGACATTCCCGCCAGCGGCGGCCCCCCCCCCGAGGCCCCCGGGGGCGGCGGAGCCGCTGGTCAACCCGTGGGACATCGTCCTGTGCTCGTCCGGCACGCTCATCGCCTGCGAGAACGCGCTGGTGGTCCTGGTGATCTGGCAGAACCCCGCCCTGCGCGCGCCCATGTTCCTGCTCATCGGCAGCCTGGCGCTGGCGGACCTGCTGGCCGGCCTGGGCCTGGTGCTGCACTTCACCTTCGCCTACCTGCTGCGCTCCGACTCGGCGCAGCTGCTCACGGTGGGCCTGGTGGTGGCGTCGTTCTCGGCCTCCGTCTTCAGCCTCCTCGCCATCACCATCGACCGCTACCTGTCGCTCTACTACGCCCTCACCTACAACTCGGAGCGCACCGCCGCCTTCACCTACACCatgctggtgctgctgtgggGCGTGTCCGTCTGCCTGGGCCTGCTGCCCGTCACCGGGGTCAACTGCCTCGGCGAGGAGGCCACGTGCAGCGTGGTGCGGCCGCTGACCAAGAACAACGTGGCGGTGCTGTCCGTCTCCTTCCTGCTGCTCTTCGGCCTGATGCTGCAGCTGTACGTGCAGATCTGCAAGATCGTCATGCGCCACGCCCACCAGATCGCCCTGCAGCACCACTTCCTGGCCGCCACGCCGCACTACGTCACCACCCGCAAGGGCGTGTCCACGCTCGCCATCATCCTGGGCACCTTCGCCGCCTGCTGGATGCCCTTCACCGTCTACTCGCTGGTGGCCGACTACACCTACCCGCCGCTGTACACGTACGCCACGCTGGTGCCCGCCACCTACAACTCGGTCATCAACCCGGTCATCTACGCCTTCCGGAACCAGGAGATCCAGAAGGCGCTGTGGCTGGTCTGCTGCGGCTGCGTGCCCGCCAGCGTGGCGCAGCGGGCGCGGACCCCCAGCGACGTCTGA